The Fusarium fujikuroi IMI 58289 draft genome, chromosome FFUJ_chr01 sequence ATGCCCAACTCTTGAGAATTCCACTCTGGCTATCTTTTAACAGAACTGATATTTGGCTAGCCGACACGAATGGCCTCGAAATTATCAGCAATGCAAAGAATAAGCACAGAACGCACATCACAATGGAGCAGCTGATTCAACAGAAGCAATTCAAGACTTCAGATATACAAATTGAACTTAAGAAGTTCCACTTGGCTTATCGATTGGTTTCCTCGCTACGACATCTCTATCTTAGTTCCTGGTTACAACAGGACTTAACCTTGGGAAACATCTTTGTCATGCACGATTCAAAAGCTGATTCTGGCGACAAAATGCTTGAGCCTTATATCAACTGTTTGCTACACAATAGTCTCAAACACGAGAATGCGGTGATTGAAGACTTCAATTTTGGAGATCAAGACTGTTCAAGATTCTTCCTTTCCCTTGCTCAAGTTCTTATGGACATCTTCAAAGGGGAGATGAGGGAATGCAACTATGGAACAAACCTTACAGCGTGGTATGATGCCCTGGCGGACGAGGCAGAGGCGACGCTCCAGGATGATCTTACCAAGCATTATCGAGCTGCCATTTTTAGCTGTCTACTATTCCTTAGACACTATCGTGTCGGGATGGGCAAGGCaaacaagaaggaaataaGGGCCCAGTGGGTGATACTTGAGCACATTGTTGTTCCACTGAGAAAGAATCTCGACATTTGGGAAGCGCAAGTCTCGCAGATAAGCAAGGTCCCCGGAGTCAATCCTAGTAAAGAGTCAACGCAGTGCGAAACTTGTCAACAGCCTTATCATCGGGATATTGTTCCGAAAACATCAATACACCGACCAACATCTGCCACATTTACGTTATTttctgatgaggacgacAGAAATGAGGTTCTGTGGGTATCTTGATCCTTGGAGTTACATCACGCTTACAACTTACCAAGAAAGCCCAACCAGGTTCAAGCTCGATCTGAGCACGACTTTTCAACACGCATACAGAGGTTTATACAAAGGCACATCCTTAGAACGTCCTATGTCGATATCTCAATAGATTACCCATACAAAAGAGTAACTGTCGCCATAATCGATACGGGATTCAGTGCCAACGACGATCCTTTCTTTATCAACGCTGAAACAAGAATTCGGAGTCGTCGAAGTTTCATCGGAGAGGAGGACGACTGGGAAGACATACACGGTCATGGAACACATGTCGCTAGACTGGTGCTACGGCATGCACCAGAGTGCGAAGTTTATGTTGCAAAGATCTCCAACACACGTTCTTTCTCAGAAGACCATGTCGGGCAGCTCGCCAAGGTATGTCTGCTTCCCAGACACTCCAAATAACTACTAATATGTAACTTGGTCAAGGCTCTCGAATGGGCGGGAGAACACGCTGACATTATCAACCTATCTTTGGGTCTCGGGCAACTATGCCCTTCTCCACGCTTAAAAAAAGTGCTGGATAGCCTTGTGCTGAATCGCAAGCTTATATTTGCAGCTGCCTCTAATTCAGGTGGCAATAGATCTAGGCCTTGGCCAGCTAACCATCCCGGAGTTTTCTGCATCCACGCTACAAATCAACGTGGTAACACGAATCGCGACATGAATCCAACAGCCCAGCATGAAAAAGATAACTTTGCAACACTTGGCGAAAACATTGAGTCGTATTGGATGGGCGAAAAGCGCTGTATCTCAGGAACCTCATTCGCCACCCCAATAGCAGCGGCCTTGGCGGCGAACATCTTGGAATTTGCCCGGAGAAATCTATCCGCGGATGAAGCCCATAATCTGCAGGCCTACGGGCCAATGAGGAAGCTCTTCCGTCAAAAAATGACGGACAACGGCAAGTCTAAGGGGCAATATCATTACATAAAACCTTGGAGTAATCAGTTATGGGGTGAAGAAGGcaatgatgacgatgtggCTAGAGTCTTTAGGGAGTTTCTCGTGCACTGGACTTAGTAAATGCATATTAAAGACAGATTACCAGTGACATATTATTAGTGATACAGACTAAACTAAACACGTATGATATGCCTGCTGCCAATCCTTGAGAAACTTACCGCTGGGCTACAAAATTGGGGAATTCGTATTGCGTCAATTGCATGTGCTTAGATTCGTAATGCGTATTCAGTCAAGCAACCTGCCAGCTAAGATAAGCCCTGCCATTGGTTCGCAAGGCCTTCTCCTTTAGGACTGATGGCAACGCCACTGTGACAAGTCTCAGAACATGCAGGTGTGACAGAGGCTATTGGCCCAGAATATGCATCTTCTTATGCATGTTTCACCCATCTAGGAGCGTCGCCTTTACGCCCGGAGGCCTCGCAAACTGAGCTCAGCCCCAGTATGACCACGACCCATTGTAGGTACGTCATTTAAGGTATGGATCATCAGTCCTTCTGGAGCCTTAGCTGGGATAGCACTGGCATGTTCTTGACTCAAAAATAAACCGACCATGGCATCAACTACACGGGGCAACAGTACCTATCATCCTGTTCCACGTTTCGACATAGCAGCAGAAAATGGTCCTTTGTTCTTGGGCGCGATATTCACAGATCTCAGCTTTGGACGCGCTGCTTTGAATCGGTCAAACCGTATCGAAATCCGAGACGAGCTGAAATATGCTCCAGTCCCCCAGGGTGGCTTTTGCGAAACATGCTCAAAGGTCCGAGAAGGAAAATTTGAGGCCTGGGTCAGAGCATTCAGTGACTATGCTCGGGGTTCAGCTGCCATTTCGGGGTCTAGCGATGCAGAAAACACCATCACGTGCGATGAGGTTCTGACTACTTACTTCGATCCAGACGAGGACTACCTCAATGCCAGTTTCGCCATTTCCCAGGTCCAGCTAGTACTCGAGGGCTCTTCAAAATGGACTCATGTGTTCTACATGATCACCGGGCTCAAGGTAGCTAAAGGTTTGGAATACAACAAGTCAAGTACGAGTCAgggagaagttgaaggacAGCTCGGTGTACAGGAGCCACGGACAGGTGCAGGGGCTGCTCTAAGCGGGAACATGCGTCGTGGAAATAACCGCAGTCTCGAATTCTCGGTTTCTGATATCGTGATAGGCTACCGGGTCAACAAGTATCGTTGTGTTCGACGGCTTAACCTCTTCAATAAAGAGAGAAAGTTCATAGACGATGGGCTTGTTCAAggagagatgatggatgatgtggAAGAGAGTGCCCCACAGCCGTACGTCTCTTTCGAGTGCTTACCAGTATCTGGCGAGGAAGTTGTATCGACCGGAGGAAAATTGAAAGACAAACGGGTATAGTGAGTAAGATGGAGTGAGAATTGGAGCTATGATCACATAGGCGGCTCGGGTACTCTGTATCTTTTTAGTACTATACTCGGTTAATATCTTGTAGTTCTTGAACATTTTAAACGAGGTGTATGGAACATTTGGCCCTTCGTGGAAGCCCTGTTCGATCTGTACAACCCGATATTGTCAATTTCGGCTTGTGGCGCTAATGCTAGGGACAATTAATATGAGCTGCTAGGCAGGCTTCACCCCGCCAGCACCAATTCTTTTACGAATACGGGAATTTGGGGCCTATTTCCTTTCTGTGAGGGCATATTTGTTGAGAAACTATAGAAGTCTTGCACCAGTTTCGGGACTTAACCAATGATTCCCCTGAAATATACAATCATCCCCGACGGCATGTGCAGGCATAGTAGCAAGCAAACACAAAGCAAATAAATAATGTGAGAACACATAACCCTAGAATTTAATCGACATAATCATAGCATCATCTAAAATGATCGAAGAATAGAGAAGAATTTTAACAGAATGTCTAGTCTATAAGCACACACCACGCAACCCCGATCCCAATATTAGGCCCAGTCCCCGGGTATCATAAATCGCCTTCGGATTCCGATAGTTGTCATCGGGATCCGATAACCCAagaaagatataactatGAACAAGTCCGCCTATTTCTTCTCGTCATGATACGTCGATATGCTTCCAATGACAATATCAGGGACATGCTCGTCACAGTACTTGGTATCAACAATATCACTGCAGAAGTAGTCAGTGGATTGATCATGCTATTCAGAAGCGATATCATACTCACTAATTGTCCACATCAGTCTGTTGCTTGCACTGGTTGTCGAGATAATCCAGCCTCTCTATCCCTGTAGGATCATTGCCAAATCTGATAAACTGGAACATCAGTGCTGGGGACTTGTGTCCATGACGATGAAGGAAGTCGATTGCTTTACTAATCAAAAGCTTAACCCGATCCTCGCCTGGTTCCCAGACTCCATCAGTATAAATGTAAATACTTGTCGGTCTGAACTGCCCAGGCATTAAGACTTGGCTGAGTATGTCGTTGAGGCATTTATGCATGTTGCATTTTCCTTGTAcagtcttcatcttcttgatggctttctcaaccttggtaGAGTTGGTGCAGACTTGAGGCTTTTTGGTGGTCTCTGATGCAGCGAACACTTCCATACCGTTATCATCAGCAATCTTCGCCACATAGCTGATAACCCTGGCTGTCCTCATAGCCTTTGGTTTATGTTCTTCCATAGAACCAAAGTTGTCCACGAGCATTATCTGAATGCCAAAGATTAGCAGAGCAAATATGTAATACTCCAAGATAGCCACTTACCTGATCTCGCCCTTTGGTTTCTGAGATTTTGCTGCGCGCTTCCTGCATTCCAAGAAGATCCATGATTTCAGCCACCTTGTCTGCTTTCGCACCCAGTGGACCAGGAAAATGCAAAAGTCGGTCTTTCTGCTCCAATAATTGATAAACCTGGTCCACAGTCACCACAGCGCTTGTATTAGCGGTTTCAGGTATCGGTACATTATAATTCATCAGTGTTGATAATGGTTCTGGGGCCGGGGATTCAGTAGGAGGTTCATGCTGAGTTAGGGGCTTTGGCGCAACGCTCGTTTCTGAAATGGGGTTCCGTGTTTCCATTGGATATGACTGACGCACTGATCTGTCTGGCGCATGACTCGGCCTTGGTTCTGTTGTGAAAAGTAATGTTGCACGTTTCTGAGGAGGTGGCGTCGGGGTTGATGTAGATGTGAGGATGGACGGTGAATGCCATCCATTGGTAAACGAACCAGGAGAAACAGGTGTTGCGTCTCCCGGACCATTCAGGACCATTTTAATCATCTTATCAGCTCTTAACTTCACCTGCATGGGGTTAAGTCGTTGAAGGGGATCTGTGAGCATGTACTCGATGATAAGCTGGCTTATATGAGGTGATATGTGGTCAGTTTCTCTTTTACCTTGAAGAGCGTAGTCGTGAAATTTATCAACGGCAGTTAGCCTTGAGGTTCCATTATGGAAACAAGCGTCGTGTTTTGACGCTCTGAGATGTGGCTCGTTTGAGatctcttcttgtcttttgaGGCGATAGTTTTCCCGACCGCTTTCACCCATGATGGACCAAATGAGAACATCACTGAAAACGGCACCCAGCGACCAGATGTCGCAGGCAGGCGATATCTCTATCCTGGCCCGGTCTTGCACACGATAGTTTGCATAAGTCTCGGGGGATGCTTTGTCATCATTAGTCTGTTACCAAGATAATATCCTCGGAGGTCTTCTTACTATACATTCTGTTGCCCTTTTTACTGGCGATCAGGCTCTCTCCTGAGGAAAACGTCCTCCCGATCTTGGCCAAACCGAAGTCAGCTAGCTTGAAAACGACATCAAATTGTGAGCTTTTGTTTTCCTCAGGGAACACCAGGATGTTGCTGAGTTGAATATCTTGATGTACCCTGGACCATGCAtgttaattataaaaatcCCAAGCTTTGCGTGTGCGAGTAAGCTTACCCCGACAGAGACCAATGGGACGTCGGCCTACATATGTCATGAAGCGCATGGAGCGCATCGAACAAGTTCAGAAGACAGGACCAAAGTAAACAATACTCGTCTGGGCTGAAAGGAATATTCGTGCTTTCTAGGAAGTTGAGTAAAGATCCTCCCTCGGCATACTCAAGAACAATGATTGACTTCTCAATGTCATCGAATGAAAACGATGCGAAGTGTTTCGTGATATACCCCTCATTACGGGAGCGGAGAAGCTGATTGTATGCTTCTGCCTCAGCTTTGTAGAGGCGTTGTGCGCTTGCACCCTCGTATATCTTGAAGACGACTGTACCAGCCTAAGTACATAGTTAGTACAAGGGTGTAGATTGATGGTGCTGCAGGCGTGGACCCTGACCTTTGACAAAGGCAGTGTGCATTCAGACTGCATGTGTACTCGCCACAGAGTGGCAGCGCCAGAAGGACGAGCAGAGTCTGTGAGACAATCCTCATATGCTACAGGTAGAATGTGTTTGGAGTGCAGGGTACGCTTGTAGATGGTTTCATGCGTGAATGAGAGTGGGCAAAACTTCCATTGGTGCTCAAGAAAGTCCTTGGACCAAGTGCAGTTTGGGGGGAGCTCTTGTGCGCTAAATGGGAGGTGATGGTCGCTCAAGTTCCTGACATGTTGGCAGAACCAAGAAATCTGTGGCGTGTGACCAGTATACACCAGATTAGAGAAGATGTGGCGGAGGTTCTTCGCAATGTAAGTGGAGTTTTCTTGAATAGGCCGGTCGTGCGAGTCCAGAATGTCATCAACATTCGCCTGCGACCAGTAATCCTCCAAATCTGAACCGGGAACGTAGGCGACCGTTTCACCGTGCCCATTCACACCGTTGACTAGCTTCGACTCCACGTAAGTGCAGAACTTCTTCTGAGGCCCCGAATCCATGCTGAATGGGGGCTTTGGGTACTGCTGGGATTTGAGTGGCCGGTTCACGGAGATTTCAATGCGAGACGCTGCGAAGGCGGGGATTATCGGTCGTGGTGCTGagagtatatataatagcttacGGGGCACTAATCGATTGGGGAAGGCCCTCAAGGGCCAGACTGTCGATGGCAGGGTTATAACAACGGTCGGATAAGGCAGAAAGGTCCACATCTGCCAGTTGTCAGAGCTCTACCACGCCTTACACACGGACCTGGGTGCCTGGTTGCCTGCACAGTGTTTTTCTACAGTAAATCTCGAGTGGCGGTGCCGGGAAAGCCTATTGATTTGTAAAGCGTCTAAGCCGCGCACGCAATTTGGTGATGCCAGAGCCTTGTCCCAGACTGGGCATCCTCCTCTCCATTCATGTCACCAAGCTCGATTCTCGATGTCAGATATATCAGAGGTTCAGTTCTTCTGAACCTATGATTTTTCCAGTCTAAAATCATGTCAATTACGGTATCTATGAGCCCTGAGGCGTGTATAATCTATCACCTGTTCTTGATCGCAAAAAGCTCAAACAATTTGAACATTATCCTCCATCACTCGTTTCCTCGCTCGACTTGCCAGGAATTTAAACAAAACCACCCAAAGGACAAATGTGAGGAACATTAAAGGAAAACATATTGCAGCGAAAAGCTTGAAGGCTCCCGGATGGAAGCTGACAGCGCCTTGGACATCGCTCGCAGCCTGATTCACATCAATCAGTCCACTTTGGAAAAAGGCCTGAGAAGAGGGGGGATCTCTGTTAGCATTCCCCGATTGAGAGATTGGAGACGAGCTTACAGCCACAAATGTGCCAGGCAGAAAAGCAAGTGTGACACACGTTATAACGTGCATCGAGATCGTTTCTTGTTCTGTCTTGTATGCAATGCGCTCCATCTTGGCCGACTGGCTGTGAGAGCTCTCGGTGAAAATGTGGCTAACCTGAACGCTGCGATACTGCAGTATTCCCTCAAGCTAAGAGATGTTGGTAAGCAAGTCATATCATACGACGTCCAATTGGATTTACCAGTGTCTTTCCCTCCTGCAGCCAAGCCCGCAGTGATTCAATCTGTGTAACCCGAATTTCCAGGTTTTTCCTCACGCGCTCCACTCGCCGCACGAATGAAGCCACGCTCCGCACGCACTCTGCTTTCTGCGCTGGGGGGAAGTTGTCTCGGGCTGTCAGGTCTTGGTAGTGCTCAGAGATATCTCGCAATGTCTGGCGGTTCAACAGCATCACTAAGCGAAAGTTCTCCAGCTGTTCACCGAGATAATGCAGAAGCTGCAGATCCTCCACAGAGAATGCCTCGAGTGCtttgaggctcttgagacGCTTGGCCAGATTATCGTCGGTCTCGGACACTGGGGCCGCAGCGGTCTTGTGGGCCAGAGGGAGCAAGGGGGTCGCATGCGCTTTTGGCGACGGTTTGCCAAGAGCTGACTGCAGATACGATGTGAGTGGCTTTCCAATAGCTTCGTAAGGGTTGAAACATGCAGGGCTCGGCGGAGTAGGCTTTTCTGGTGCGCCAAATGCTGTAGTATCATTTCTGCTGGTCAAGGCTTTCACAGCGGCAGGTAAATCAGGCTGCTGACCGACGGACGCTGTTTTTGCTTTTTGCAGAACAGCGCGTATCTTTTCCTCCAGGTCATTGATGCACTGTCGCCAGGACTCATCACACCACTCGATATGCACGAGATGTGTCATCAAAGTGGCAGCGAAAGACGATGCCAAGCCTTTTGCTAATGTCGGGTTGAACTTTAGGTCATGAGCGATCGATTCCTTGAGCCTATCTTGCATAATAGAATTGGCTTTAATGTTGAGCCAAAATGCTTTCCCGGTAATTAGGTCATACTTGTGATGCACTGCCATTTGGCGAATCTTCCAGGCACTATGCTTTACATCCCACTCAACAGAGCGCAGGAGGTATTGCATAACGTGTTCCAGACCAGAGCGCCCCAGCTTGGGAATTTCGACGATGTCGCTTTTGGGAGAATCTAGGGTGTCGGAGCCATTGAAGCCTGTCATGTGGTAGTCCAAAGGTTCCGGGTTCTGGCCGAAAGAAAACAGATGATCTAGGAAGCTGGCTGGAATTTGGTAGAAGGTCGATAAATAGCAGAAGCTATGATGTGAACAATTCAATGGAGATCGCGAATTCTTTGACTGAATGAAACTATCATGAATCAACATCAAGTAATTGCGACTTTGTGCGCGTCAATCGACTTACATCATACAGTAATGAGGATCTTCACTGTTCTGTCCGAGATGCTTCTCGAGATCAGCTGGGCTAGCAATTGTCGTTTCCTTGCAACCTAAAGAATAATTATGAGATAACGCTATCAAAAGACGTTCTGAATCGTAACCGACCGTATACAGAACCCTGAGGCTCGAGGAAATGGATCTTTTCCTGGCTGGCATCAAAGAGCGGCCTTTTTGGTTTATCAAGGCGCACGCGGTAATCATCAAGTACACTCCGTCTGTGGCACGGTTGTAGTAAGTGGCGGGGATACTTGGGCCAATTTTTACAGCAGTCGATCAACGTGTCGGAGGTATTCATGATTGatatggtgatgttgagagcaaATATTAGAACAAAGAATATGTCTTGGATTGAATCAACACATAAATCTTCATGGAACTCAATTGCTATATATTTTTCCGGGTAAGGCTCATCGCGTTGTTCATCGCGTTGGTTGTGCCAGCCACATACACAATCTCAAACTGTACGGCCTTCGCGTCGCAGGCGACTGAGTTTACACGCATACGAGCGATTGCGCTACGGGTAGGTGTCTTTCCCCTGCAGTTTATTGATCGCTATGTCGTCTTCCTGTTGGGTGACAGTCAGCTCATAGCCCCGTATTCAGTCCCTGTGGAACTCACAACGGTCAAATTCTGACCATCGGGCAAATTGAACACAAGCCTGCCATTCTTACACTGCCATGTTTCAGCCGATACCCATTTCGTAAATCGATGAACAAATACGCTAACTTACTTGGACAGTAATTGTCTTGTCGTTAAATCTGTCTTGCAGCCAAGCCTCAAAAACGGCTGGTAGGAGGTCGTAATCGGGATAGCTGGTCTCGGGCATATCTGATCCGGCGACTTTGCGCGTGAGGCAGACTGAGCTTTGGTAATTGGCGAGGCAGAATGAGCGATTTTCACCCCATGACTCGCTTTAAATGACCGCGGCGGAGGCTTGGAGAGAAAACACAGGGCAATGCGGGGGCAGAGCCTCAACTGGAAAGCTGAGGGTGACATTGAAACCTGGGCgtttttggtgttggtgacATATGGGTGTCGATGCAAGACAGAAATGCCTATCACAGTATCACATGCAGCGTTGGCCAATTGAGCGTCGACACAAGGCACCCCTCACACTACGAATGCGCAACTTTGCTTTCGAGCGGTGAGGAATTATTGCCACAAGCATTGATGAGGATCCAGACTGTAGAAAAGATAAGAAAATGAGACCCTGATCTTGCGCGCCACAATGGGTTTAAGTGTACTAGCCTGGGAGGGTCTTTACTGGATTTGTTTGGGCATTAGATCCTACCAAAACAAATAAGGGTTTTCAAGCGAACAACGAGACGTAGGGAGTATAGGGTATGCTGTGGCTTGAAATCGCAACGGGGGTTGGAGTGATGGCTGAGACAGGCGATTTTTAGCATTCAGCCGCACGAGATGGCAAATAACGCGTCTGAGGCAGCGCTGCCACGAAGCATCGTGAAGTCTCAAAGGGCAGTGTGAAGTTTTTGGCAGAGCTGAGTTTATGCTACGTCGAGTTCGCAGCAAGTGATTCCAGTTGTATAAGTCGGTGTCCAACAGGGCCATGTCTCCTGTAACGTTAGATTGTGGAATGTCAATATAAGGGCCTAAAGAGAATGATTTAGTGAAGGTAGAAAAGTTTATGATTTTAAAAgttttatactattattaaatataattaagctaacttatattaaactctaaatctataataactCTTAAATTGACCTCTTCTTACAGAGGTAGAAAAGGGATGTTCTCTATGAACTGTTAAGGGAAAGCCATCTACAGATAAGCTACTATGCATCTCTGCCGCGTTGTCTCGCCGATCCTGGATGTGTACTGCTGCGCAAGCGTGCCATTGGCCACGCCGCTTTGGGGCATAGCAGTAAGTCCCTACATGTCGCCCGCGCGCGGGAGATATTAAATGTCTGAGAACTTTCGGCTCTTATCGTCAAAGCGTGGTATTGAGAGACATTTTCTAGCAAAGTCAGATTTAGCCGTGTTCGTGTATGGAAGATCCTAATTCCCATCATCACTTATTACATGCACATCCCTTTATGAAATGTTCGTATGGTTCTAAACTAGTTACTACCTACACACGCAATTGTCATTAGGAGGACCAAGATTTTTACCACATGatccttgttctttttggaAAATTGAAGACAACATCGATAGAACAAATACAACATCAATTATCCGTCCCTTACCCTTGTAAAAGGCCAGCTGCAGCGACAGTCATCCATTAGCCATAATCTGATCAATCCTAAAGTATAGCTCAAACTCATACTATATTGGCACCAGCTATTCAAGACCCTCACTAAAGTCTTTTCAAAAGAGGGATCATATCCAATTTGAAGATAATGCTGGCTCAAAATGGATACTGCACTCACACCGCATGGTCAGCCCCGGGAATATATCTTGTCATCACAGCACCCCTCATAATCTAATACGACTGCGAGACTAGCGGTCGATGCGTCTCGCcggaagagcttgagacgTGATGCAAGCATGTCTCACAAGGGACGTGCGCAATACTCATCTTGCAGTCAACTCGCGTATTCTCGAGTGTCGGACAGATTGATTGCCCCAAGCACGACCATTCTCTTTTCATATAAAGATCCCACGATTTACGCATCCTGATTGATCATTTGGCTCAGAACTCCTATCTATCGACCAAGTCAGCAGTACTGTCGATATACTATCCTTGCCTATGACACCTACTGATCTCTGATTTGCCTGAAGAAACATGCACGATAAGTACGACGTGGTTATCATCGGGGCCGGTCCCGCTGGGTAAGAGAAATCCAATCGAAGgataagttaatataaggaaAGCTAATCACACGTGCGCTAATAGTCTCACCGCAGCAGCTTGGATGTCCATCTCGGGTATCAAGGCCCTCCTCGTCGACAAAAATTCTTCACCTCCAAAGTCGGGGCATGCAGATGGCATCGAATGTCGAACTTTTGAAGTGCTTGAAACGTTTGGTCTAGTGGATGCTGCGTGGAAGGAGTCAAACAAGACTGTTGAGATAGCATACTGGGTACGTTCTCACGTAAGATGCAAAATATGCAATGGATTCTAGGCCAGATAGTATGGCTATTTTCTCGTGGATTCATCGTTACAAGCCAAAACGTCTGCTAACGGAAGGCCTAGAACGACCAAGGTGGTTCAATTTGTCGAGTATTCACACGGCCGAATATGATCAATGGGGGTGAATACCATTCATCGTATGCTGAGTCAACGTTAGCCCAGCGTCGTGTTCAACAACTGTTTCTGGACTTTATCGAATCTCACAAAAATGTCACCGTCCTGAGACCTTACGAGCCACATAGCTTGAAATTTATCACCAGGGGAGGTAGTCCAGTGGATGACTATCCGATGCAATTGGAGATAGCTCGCTGTGGCGGTAAATCCTCCAACAAGGACGAGGGACATGAGCCAATGCAAGGCCCACTGAACGTTATCCAAGCTCGCTACTTGCTTGGTTGCGATGGGTCCCATAGCTGGGTCCGCAAACAATGCGATTTGAAGCTCGAAGGCGAAAGTGCGAACGAGCATTGGGGAGTGATCGACTGCATCCCCATTACCAATTTTCGTAGGGCGTCATCAAACTGCAAACCAGGTTGATAGGGCTAACACAAGAAAAGCTGACGTCAGAAAACGATGCGTCATACACTCTGCCTCGGGAAGTGCCATGCTGATACCTCGAGAGCGCCGTATGGTCAGGTTTTATGTTCAattatcctcatcttcccGAGCACTAGACCAGAAGAAACAGACCAGCATTATCATAGACAAGGTTACTGAAATTCTTAAACCGTACCATTTCTCTTGCTCAATAATCGATTGGGCCAGTGTCTATTCAGTAAGTCAGTCTTGTTTTCCTTGTTACGTCCTTCAAAGCTGATGTGACGCATGTCGGGCAACGACTTTGTCGGCAATACTCTTTCCGAGATCGCGTCTTTCTTGCTGGCGATGCAGTTCATACGCACACACCAAAAGCCGGAAAAGGTATGAACACAAGTATGCAGGATGCTTTCAATATCGGATGGAAGATCTCTTCTGTAGTGCTCGGGTCTGCAACGCCTGCTATTCTTGAGACATATCAGCAAGAAAGGCTACCTGTGGGACAAGCACTTCTTGATTTCGACAAAAGGATTTACAGAATGGTGTCCCTCAAGCCAGATGATCAAGATTTCGAAGCCATGAAGCAAACAATCCAAGAAGAAAACTCGTCTGCTTCGGGCCTGGGGGTCATCTATCGACCAAATCTTCTCGTGCATGAGACTCAGATTCATGATCTAGATTCCGATCAGGCTCTAAGAGCAGGTTCCAGGCTCCCAGATATGATGGTCTTGAATCACAGTGATGGCCGCCCATGGCGCATGCACGAGATTCTAAACAAAGCTGGTCGATGGAATTTACT is a genomic window containing:
- a CDS encoding probable phenol 2-monooxygenase, producing MHDKYDVVIIGAGPAGLTAAAWMSISGIKALLVDKNSSPPKSGHADGIECRTFEVLETFGLVDAAWKESNKTVEIAYWNDQGGSICRVFTRPNMINGGEYHSSYAESTLAQRRVQQLFLDFIESHKNVTVLRPYEPHSLKFITRGGSPVDDYPMQLEIARCGGKSSNKDEGHEPMQGPLNVIQARYLLGCDGSHSWVRKQCDLKLEGESANEHWGVIDCIPITNFPDVRKRCVIHSASGSAMLIPRERRMVRFYVQLSSSSRALDQKKQTSIIIDKVTEILKPLVFLVTSFKADVTHVGQRLCRQYSFRDRVFLAGDAVHTHTPKAGKGMNTSMQDAFNIGWKISSVVLGSATPAILETYQQERLPVGQALLDFDKRIYRMVSLKPDDQDFEAMKQTIQEENSSASGLGVIYRPNLLVHETQIHDLDSDQALRAGSRLPDMMVLNHSDGRPWRMHEILNKAGRWNLLIFGGNVSKKCQMGRVHKIAESLSRSSSLVGKINRASRGCGFSSIELTLIHCASRDIVELDDLPRIFTPSQGPMGIDYTKIFVDTASHTGVGGMVYRDLAIPKTGCIMLIRPDQHVAFRGGLESVSEMDHFLAKFWLCN
- a CDS encoding related to thermostable alkaline protease precursor, coding for MSSERFNYLSELYLSVTRSIWGELSDADPDKSKEISSDEQNDRDFFAFESAISAVSGAYESIDITTEDRDNKFRNTIEEQLSTFGARSIHSNQTNEHTSPSSSGGHEDLIHSIHQYGEFILTSGSCDHGIEKNLLPKSPSQWKEGVAGLTQVNKMAETKAYSKHSKRPEQKAGQSFEGLINTKCVDMPLDNLFDHLVNGTCQNEDHEALINLSGWKDIEDKSVIYTFLSCKTINLRGTHHCYTSCTLESQGVKSHDGNLSICREIQDAQLLRIPLWLSFNRTDIWLADTNGLEIISNAKNKHRTHITMEQLIQQKQFKTSDIQIELKKFHLAYRLVSSLRHLYLSSWLQQDLTLGNIFVMHDSKADSGDKMLEPYINCLLHNSLKHENAVIEDFNFGDQDCSRFFLSLAQVLMDIFKGEMRECNYGTNLTAWYDALADEAEATLQDDLTKHYRAAIFSCLLFLRHYRVGMGKANKKEIRAQWVILEHIVVPLRKNLDIWEAQVSQISKVPGVNPSKESTQCETCQQPYHRDIVPKTSIHRPTSATFTLFSDEDDRNEVLKPNQVQARSEHDFSTRIQRFIQRHILRTSYVDISIDYPYKRVTVAIIDTGFSANDDPFFINAETRIRSRRSFIGEEDDWEDIHGHGTHVARLVLRHAPECEVYVAKISNTRSFSEDHVGQLAKALEWAGEHADIINLSLGLGQLCPSPRLKKVLDSLVLNRKLIFAAASNSGGNRSRPWPANHPGVFCIHATNQRGNTNRDMNPTAQHEKDNFATLGENIESYWMGEKRCISGTSFATPIAAALAANILEFARRNLSADEAHNLQAYGPMRKLFRQKMTDNGKSKGQYHYIKPWSNQLWGEEGNDDDVARVFREFLVHWT